In Legionella spiritensis, the following proteins share a genomic window:
- the ankK gene encoding Dot/Icm T4SS effector AnkK/LegA5 yields MPGTLKFENLTLGNESRTGHVVYTKALYRNGTGAKRVVYKENKYNDPFFSHLEVAFGGLAKRFLRPGLTCGQWLVSDHENVTGLLSEHMIYPVAKHSAPDATFYKLVREGKNQIRISHFVSPKPEECEEFEEFEEPEELEKSEKCSPEGSASDLASTPEKDIPIYFLNQFAPGFFASLLAACEQGKILFDFDSLASVLTTSYTLEEDDLHKGNFGFYLINDGGKPKVVFFKIDHDLMLSDSIMSHGYARVANWRHGTNAFAVTRRDLLHFPRLYDSRNYYWPTCKRTLANPIDYLKTYTNPLEIDAFIRLGTIPEFQKAKWLHFYKHTLIPPSIIAQSLSHAYDGNNASDRAQMALITNMVVARQAKLRAVLFSLPEFREFVETLSETDKQRILDDILVETEGGKQETRISRINKTILNHQQLCQSEDGFQEGDTPLHTAIRLGDYRYHETWDAFKQFAGKANKSGEKPLDVAVKMAQGFEGENGNDPRNNSFLIIKHLLNQGVSQTKSYRSLDKETKDKITNYRFRTIHMRKAVQAKDYEAIVTVLRDVGEDKRFSLKMKKELSLACMETFLARNTMKPAQLREVLLQLKTSLNGDRRTRSAPAPELQYIRQLRSELWIVRQIRGLLGGTSTKIAFNDLLDKKIAALSPPCYGCFSFFMRTQSPAMPEKSPVSDSLRAS; encoded by the coding sequence ATGCCGGGTACTTTAAAGTTTGAAAATCTTACATTGGGTAATGAAAGTCGTACAGGGCATGTTGTTTACACAAAGGCTCTTTACCGCAATGGTACGGGTGCAAAAAGAGTTGTCTATAAAGAAAACAAATACAACGATCCCTTTTTCTCTCATCTTGAAGTGGCGTTTGGCGGTTTGGCCAAGCGGTTTCTTCGTCCCGGATTGACTTGCGGCCAATGGCTGGTCAGCGACCATGAAAACGTTACCGGTTTGCTGTCGGAGCACATGATTTATCCTGTTGCGAAACATAGTGCGCCGGACGCGACGTTTTATAAACTGGTCAGGGAAGGGAAAAATCAGATTCGTATTTCCCATTTCGTCTCTCCAAAGCCTGAAGAGTGTGAGGAGTTTGAAGAGTTTGAAGAACCTGAAGAGCTTGAAAAGTCTGAAAAATGTTCGCCTGAAGGCTCCGCTTCCGATTTGGCAAGCACGCCTGAGAAAGACATTCCGATTTATTTTTTAAATCAGTTTGCCCCGGGATTTTTTGCCAGTTTGCTGGCTGCCTGTGAACAGGGAAAAATCCTTTTTGATTTTGATTCGCTGGCCAGTGTATTAACCACCTCCTATACCCTGGAGGAGGATGATCTGCATAAGGGGAATTTCGGGTTTTATCTGATCAATGATGGCGGGAAACCCAAGGTGGTTTTTTTCAAAATTGACCATGACCTGATGTTGTCCGACAGCATCATGTCGCATGGTTATGCCAGAGTTGCGAACTGGAGACATGGTACGAACGCGTTTGCCGTCACCAGGCGGGATCTGCTCCATTTTCCGAGGTTATATGATTCCCGCAATTATTACTGGCCGACGTGCAAACGAACCCTGGCCAATCCGATTGATTATCTGAAAACCTACACCAATCCCCTGGAAATCGACGCGTTTATTCGTTTGGGGACTATTCCTGAATTTCAAAAGGCCAAATGGCTGCATTTTTATAAACATACCCTCATTCCGCCGTCGATTATCGCTCAATCCTTATCCCATGCCTATGATGGGAATAACGCGTCCGATCGCGCACAAATGGCTTTGATAACCAATATGGTTGTGGCGAGGCAGGCGAAATTAAGGGCGGTTTTGTTTTCATTACCGGAGTTTCGTGAGTTTGTAGAAACATTGTCTGAAACTGACAAACAACGCATATTGGATGACATTCTTGTTGAAACCGAAGGAGGCAAACAAGAGACTCGGATAAGCCGGATTAATAAAACCATCCTTAATCATCAGCAATTGTGCCAGTCCGAAGATGGGTTTCAGGAAGGCGATACACCGTTACATACTGCCATTCGCCTGGGGGATTATCGTTACCACGAAACCTGGGATGCCTTTAAGCAATTTGCCGGGAAAGCCAACAAATCCGGTGAAAAACCGCTGGATGTGGCGGTTAAAATGGCACAAGGCTTTGAGGGAGAAAATGGCAATGATCCCCGTAACAATTCTTTTCTTATCATCAAGCATTTGTTGAATCAAGGGGTTAGTCAAACGAAGTCTTACCGTTCTCTTGATAAAGAAACAAAAGATAAAATAACCAATTACCGTTTCCGCACGATCCATATGAGGAAAGCGGTTCAGGCAAAGGATTATGAAGCGATTGTTACTGTTTTAAGGGATGTGGGCGAGGATAAGCGTTTTAGTTTAAAAATGAAAAAGGAACTGTCTCTGGCCTGCATGGAAACGTTTCTTGCCAGAAATACGATGAAACCGGCTCAATTAAGAGAGGTCTTGCTTCAGCTTAAAACGTCTCTAAACGGCGACAGACGGACACGATCCGCTCCTGCTCCGGAGTTGCAATATATACGTCAGTTACGATCCGAGCTATGGATCGTTCGCCAAATCAGAGGGTTATTGGGGGGCACCTCGACAAAAATCGCATTCAACGACCTGCTGGATAAAAAAATCGCGGCATTGTCACCGCCTTGTTATGGTTGTTTTTCATTTTTCATGCGTACCCAAAGCCCGGCGATGCCGGAAAAAAGCCCTGTGTCAGATAGCTTGCGTGCCAGTTAG
- a CDS encoding PilT/PilU family type 4a pilus ATPase has translation MDITPFFKLMVDRGASDLFFSVGAPPNIKIEGITSPIGQTPLKAQQMAEIAASVMDDDQRKEFEATMELNMAISLGGVGRFRVNMFRQRGEIAMVVRYIKGIIPSIEELNLPPILNTIVMELRGLILVVGSTGSGKSTTLASMIDYRNENQRGHILTIEDPIEYLYRHKKSIVDQREVGIDTLNYENALKNAMREAPDMIMIGEVRDRGTMKHAIAYAETGHLCLSTLHANNANQTLDRILNFFPEDARHQILLDLSLNLRAIISLRLIPGLENQRVPAVEVMINSPYISDLIEKGKVDEIKEVMSRSREQGMQTFDQALFDLYKAGKISKENAIRFADSKNNVGLQIRLSEERGIDGDVDLTIEEDEKNKF, from the coding sequence ATGGATATAACGCCCTTTTTTAAGCTGATGGTAGACCGAGGCGCTTCTGATTTATTTTTCAGCGTGGGTGCTCCTCCTAACATCAAAATTGAAGGGATCACGTCTCCAATTGGACAAACTCCTTTAAAAGCGCAACAAATGGCAGAAATAGCGGCGTCTGTTATGGACGATGATCAGCGCAAGGAGTTTGAAGCGACTATGGAATTGAATATGGCCATTTCCCTTGGCGGGGTGGGACGTTTCAGGGTCAATATGTTTCGGCAACGTGGTGAGATCGCTATGGTGGTACGCTACATCAAAGGAATTATCCCGTCGATTGAGGAGCTGAATTTACCGCCCATTCTCAATACCATTGTGATGGAGTTACGAGGTTTGATCCTGGTGGTTGGGTCGACCGGTTCCGGTAAATCAACCACTCTCGCCTCAATGATTGATTACCGCAATGAAAACCAGCGCGGGCATATATTAACTATTGAAGATCCTATCGAGTATTTGTACCGTCACAAAAAATCGATTGTCGATCAGCGGGAAGTGGGCATTGATACCTTAAATTACGAAAACGCGCTTAAAAACGCCATGCGTGAGGCGCCTGACATGATTATGATTGGTGAGGTAAGGGATAGAGGCACCATGAAACACGCCATTGCCTATGCGGAAACAGGGCATTTATGTTTATCCACGCTTCATGCCAACAATGCCAACCAGACCCTGGACAGGATCCTGAATTTCTTTCCGGAAGACGCCAGACACCAGATCCTGCTTGATTTATCCCTTAATTTAAGGGCAATCATTTCATTACGGTTAATTCCTGGACTTGAGAACCAACGTGTTCCGGCCGTGGAGGTGATGATTAATTCACCTTATATCTCCGATTTGATTGAAAAAGGCAAAGTGGACGAAATTAAGGAAGTTATGTCAAGAAGCCGCGAGCAGGGGATGCAGACGTTTGATCAGGCGTTATTCGATCTCTACAAAGCCGGTAAAATCAGTAAAGAGAATGCGATTCGATTCGCAGATTCGAAAAATAATGTGGGCTTGCAAATTCGTTTGTCCGAAGAGCGTGGAATCGATGGCGATGTTGATTTAACCATCGAGGAAGACGAAAAAAATAAATTTTAG
- a CDS encoding PD-(D/E)XK nuclease family protein produces the protein MSTTINNKEQLFALMKAGATVITPNNRLAEQLLHDYLSMQGETVQEKPACLPYRAFLHQSFKTLGHRTPRIHHPLLLTTQQTRFLWQQIIGEHLNTPAHPGLLHEIQDSWSRCLLWEIDSRHPSFSLTDQTRRFQVLWQQTEKRLNSLHAITTDQLPPYLLAQQDWTFPETMIWACFDDFTPQQHALQQATKERGARHFLMDLQQPVSRPFLYAAKDERDEYQQLIHWLYYHLEQKKQRIGVIIPELHQQAHHIHRLLSEHFSPESFNLSLGQSLKDYPLVAHALCWLALDTKTITQHQAGLLLRSPFLGHSRTEMLARAHFLQNNRTMQERNIDVSLLARELQKTAPELSTLLTSLYHYPESASPQSWTHHFYKRLAELGFAGEYPLNSASYQCYQRFLLLFDEFKQLSLLTDTMTFEQALSALNDMAQHAIFQPRKSPAPIQIMGLLESAGSQFDCLWVSGLTDDCLPQNTRLSAFIPITLQQELEMPHASPARELRLAQKTLNRLQYAGSECVFSYPCLTKDKPNLPSPLLVDIPEWEARHVADYSTHSTCLVRYNEEYQLPVQDYESPGGGTNILANQAKCPFRAFAAHRLHVKTGMSVSDGPNPQERGKIIHKIMEVIWRRLHDQQTLLTMDEKTLDAIIEQAIIDAIEPYQESRPHSFSPWIQSVEIKRLKRLVYAALQWEKLRPSFVIDGLEQSFTLNLSGLELTIRIDRMDSLASGKKWVIDYKSSLPQSTPWNEDRPIEPQLLLYALLHDDINTLLFAQLKNGQIQCKGLSEEQSELSGITSLKNDQSWEECRTRWQQQLDDLAREFLNGYCPPKPAKPAICQQCDFKPLCRFSVSTEDS, from the coding sequence ATGTCGACAACGATAAACAATAAAGAGCAGTTGTTTGCCTTGATGAAGGCGGGAGCCACTGTTATTACGCCCAATAATCGTCTGGCCGAACAATTACTCCATGACTACCTGTCCATGCAGGGGGAAACCGTTCAGGAAAAACCGGCGTGCCTTCCTTACCGTGCCTTCCTGCACCAATCCTTTAAAACGCTTGGCCATCGAACACCCCGGATTCATCACCCCCTGTTGCTCACGACACAGCAAACCCGATTTTTATGGCAACAGATCATTGGCGAACACCTGAATACCCCGGCACATCCCGGGTTACTCCACGAAATTCAGGACAGTTGGTCGCGCTGCCTGTTATGGGAAATAGACAGCCGCCATCCTTCCTTTTCCCTGACTGATCAGACTCGCCGGTTTCAAGTGTTGTGGCAGCAAACGGAAAAGCGTTTAAATTCGCTCCACGCCATCACCACCGACCAGTTGCCCCCCTATTTACTTGCCCAACAGGACTGGACGTTTCCCGAAACGATGATCTGGGCTTGTTTCGATGACTTTACACCACAACAACATGCCTTGCAGCAAGCCACAAAGGAACGGGGCGCTCGTCATTTCCTTATGGATTTGCAACAACCCGTAAGCCGCCCATTCCTCTACGCTGCTAAAGATGAGCGGGACGAGTATCAACAACTGATCCACTGGCTTTATTATCATCTGGAACAAAAAAAACAACGAATCGGTGTGATTATCCCGGAGTTACACCAGCAGGCACACCATATCCACCGCCTGCTCTCCGAGCATTTTTCACCCGAATCGTTTAATCTTTCCCTTGGCCAGTCTTTAAAGGATTATCCTCTGGTTGCCCACGCGTTGTGTTGGCTGGCTCTGGACACCAAAACGATCACCCAACACCAGGCCGGCCTGTTACTGCGTTCCCCTTTTCTTGGTCATTCCCGGACTGAAATGCTTGCCAGAGCTCATTTTTTACAAAATAACCGCACAATGCAGGAACGCAACATTGATGTCTCCCTTCTGGCCAGGGAATTACAAAAAACCGCACCCGAATTAAGCACATTGTTAACGTCTTTATACCATTATCCGGAATCGGCCAGTCCGCAATCCTGGACACATCATTTTTATAAAAGACTCGCAGAACTTGGTTTTGCCGGTGAATACCCGCTCAATTCCGCCTCTTACCAGTGCTACCAGCGTTTCCTGCTCCTGTTTGACGAATTCAAGCAATTGTCTTTACTGACCGACACCATGACGTTCGAGCAAGCCCTGTCCGCCTTAAACGATATGGCGCAACACGCCATATTTCAACCGCGCAAATCTCCCGCCCCCATTCAAATCATGGGTCTTTTGGAATCGGCGGGCAGTCAGTTTGATTGCCTTTGGGTCTCAGGCTTGACCGACGACTGCCTGCCGCAAAACACCAGATTATCCGCCTTTATACCCATCACGCTGCAACAGGAACTGGAAATGCCCCATGCCAGTCCGGCCAGAGAGTTGCGATTAGCCCAAAAAACGCTCAACCGACTACAGTATGCCGGCAGCGAATGTGTGTTCAGTTACCCATGCCTGACAAAAGACAAACCCAATCTGCCAAGCCCGTTACTTGTTGATATACCGGAATGGGAGGCCAGACACGTTGCCGACTATTCGACCCATTCGACCTGTCTGGTTCGCTACAACGAAGAGTATCAGTTACCCGTGCAAGACTATGAATCGCCTGGTGGAGGCACCAATATCCTCGCCAACCAGGCCAAATGTCCGTTTCGAGCCTTCGCGGCACACCGTCTGCATGTCAAAACCGGCATGAGCGTTTCCGACGGCCCGAATCCCCAGGAGCGCGGTAAAATCATTCATAAAATCATGGAAGTGATCTGGAGGCGGCTGCACGATCAGCAAACACTTTTGACAATGGACGAAAAAACACTCGACGCCATCATTGAACAAGCCATCATCGATGCCATAGAACCTTATCAGGAAAGCCGCCCGCACTCCTTTTCCCCGTGGATCCAATCCGTTGAGATCAAACGCTTGAAACGCCTTGTTTACGCCGCCCTCCAATGGGAAAAACTACGGCCTTCCTTTGTCATCGATGGTCTGGAGCAATCCTTTACCTTAAACCTGTCCGGTCTTGAGCTTACGATTCGCATCGATCGCATGGACAGCCTCGCTTCCGGAAAAAAATGGGTTATTGACTATAAAAGCAGTCTGCCGCAAAGTACACCCTGGAACGAGGACAGACCCATAGAACCGCAACTGCTGCTCTATGCCTTGCTTCATGACGATATCAATACCCTGTTGTTTGCCCAACTGAAAAACGGCCAGATTCAATGCAAGGGATTAAGCGAGGAACAAAGTGAATTATCAGGCATTACCAGCCTGAAAAACGATCAGTCGTGGGAGGAATGTCGTACCCGATGGCAGCAACAGCTTGATGATCTTGCCCGGGAGTTTTTAAACGGCTATTGCCCGCCCAAACCGGCCAAACCGGCTATTTGCCAACAATGCGATTTTAAACCACTCTGCCGTTTTTCAGTCAGTACCGAGGACAGCTAA
- a CDS encoding SDR family oxidoreductase, which yields MHHLIIGYGYCAYYLTRLLLQKKQTVTAVSRHQPSANQPAGLNHVCHDIRQPFVWTEPDTVLYYFVPPPPTGVTDPCLRQFLASSSLSLRKVIYCGSSGVYGDHQGAWVNEQSPCPIRYDRQKRRLNAEQQWHNFCAERAIDSLILRVSGIYGPNRLPVEAAKAQSPLIAPDEAPYSNQVYVKDLACIMVGLAEQDDGQGCINISDGHPQKMGTIQRLTAEQLGIKPAPCEPFDSVWQKASPMKREFMSASKRLRIEKLQSTLKSPTSLTPLATGIAASLKTERT from the coding sequence ATGCACCATTTAATCATTGGTTACGGTTATTGCGCTTATTACCTCACTCGTTTGCTATTACAGAAAAAACAGACGGTCACGGCAGTTTCACGTCATCAGCCATCCGCCAATCAGCCGGCTGGTTTAAACCATGTTTGTCATGATATCAGGCAACCTTTTGTCTGGACGGAACCGGACACCGTTCTTTATTATTTTGTACCGCCTCCGCCGACAGGAGTCACAGATCCCTGTTTACGACAATTTCTTGCTTCATCCTCCCTGTCCCTGCGCAAAGTTATTTATTGCGGCTCCAGCGGCGTTTACGGTGATCATCAGGGAGCCTGGGTCAACGAGCAATCGCCTTGCCCCATCCGGTATGATCGCCAGAAACGTCGCCTGAATGCCGAACAACAGTGGCATAACTTCTGTGCCGAACGAGCCATAGACAGCCTGATTTTACGAGTTTCAGGAATATATGGCCCCAATCGCCTGCCTGTCGAGGCAGCAAAGGCTCAATCCCCTTTGATTGCCCCGGACGAAGCGCCTTACTCGAATCAGGTTTATGTGAAGGATCTTGCCTGCATTATGGTCGGACTGGCCGAACAGGATGATGGCCAGGGTTGTATTAATATCTCGGATGGACATCCTCAAAAAATGGGAACCATACAGCGGTTAACCGCCGAACAATTAGGTATAAAGCCAGCGCCCTGCGAGCCTTTTGATTCCGTCTGGCAAAAAGCAAGCCCCATGAAACGCGAATTTATGAGCGCGTCCAAACGGTTGCGAATCGAAAAATTACAATCTACGCTTAAATCACCAACATCCTTAACACCATTAGCCACTGGCATTGCCGCCAGTTTGAAAACAGAGAGAACCTGA
- a CDS encoding TIGR01777 family oxidoreductase, protein MDLLIAGGSGFIGRQLAESFTNEHRVTVLGRDEHRLKNLFPSTIATVSWDKLPTLDPREFDAVINLCGRNIAASRWNDHIKQEIITSRVDTTASLIDWIRQKEARPHFYCANAIGIYGIQSKDDPQAYDEDSSIDYEQPKDFLSEICIRWEQALQPARDLDLPVTVTRFGVVLKKDEGMLRKLTPAFKLGLGSVMGDGRQIISWIHYKDLIAAWRFLLHKPQLIGAFNLTSPNPVNQAEFARTMAQTMNRPLFLKTPAWFIRLLFGEMGDALILNGQRVKPKRLPDEGFEFQYSELSEAMAEEFGA, encoded by the coding sequence ATGGACTTGTTGATTGCCGGCGGCTCCGGATTTATAGGTCGCCAACTTGCGGAATCATTCACGAATGAACATCGGGTAACCGTCCTTGGAAGAGACGAACATCGTTTGAAAAACCTGTTTCCGTCCACGATTGCCACAGTGAGCTGGGACAAGCTTCCTACGCTGGATCCCAGGGAGTTTGACGCCGTCATCAATCTGTGCGGGCGCAACATCGCCGCATCCCGATGGAATGATCACATCAAACAAGAGATCATCACCTCACGGGTCGATACCACCGCATCACTCATTGACTGGATCAGGCAGAAAGAAGCCAGGCCTCATTTCTATTGCGCCAATGCCATTGGCATTTACGGGATCCAATCAAAAGACGATCCACAGGCTTACGACGAGGACAGTTCCATTGACTACGAGCAACCCAAAGATTTTCTCAGCGAGATATGTATCCGATGGGAACAGGCTCTGCAACCCGCCCGCGATCTGGATTTACCCGTCACCGTCACCCGTTTCGGAGTTGTGTTAAAAAAAGACGAAGGCATGCTTAGGAAATTAACCCCTGCTTTTAAACTGGGTCTGGGCAGTGTTATGGGAGACGGTCGACAAATCATTTCCTGGATTCATTATAAAGATTTGATTGCGGCATGGCGTTTTTTACTCCATAAACCCCAGCTGATTGGTGCCTTTAACCTGACTTCCCCCAATCCCGTCAACCAGGCCGAGTTTGCCCGAACCATGGCCCAGACGATGAATCGCCCGTTATTTCTCAAAACCCCCGCCTGGTTTATTCGTTTATTGTTTGGCGAGATGGGAGACGCCTTGATACTCAACGGACAACGGGTAAAGCCCAAACGATTGCCGGATGAGGGATTTGAATTTCAATACTCCGAACTGTCAGAGGCTATGGCCGAAGAATTCGGTGCTTGA